A genomic window from Clostridium aceticum includes:
- a CDS encoding accessory gene regulator ArgB-like protein, with the protein MHNLIDIFAYKIYKEKLLSNSDIRKMKYAMKVIWSELEKFIIFLLFFVVLNKVPLFLFSFAVLLSIRSFSGGLHFENNLPCFITSFGFFSLTVFILPHLFTMTIHTALILTLVSIIIISYRSPRPSSFRPILNKKRKRILKYLSLFSTLLWIFVLFKFLLIYNKTFFACGIWSIFLQASQLSIGKEEKQ; encoded by the coding sequence ATGCATAATCTTATTGATATTTTTGCTTATAAAATCTATAAAGAAAAACTCTTATCTAATAGCGATATTCGTAAAATGAAGTACGCTATGAAGGTTATTTGGAGTGAATTAGAAAAGTTTATCATATTTTTGTTATTTTTTGTTGTTTTGAATAAGGTGCCTTTGTTCTTGTTTTCTTTCGCTGTACTATTGTCTATTCGTTCATTTTCTGGAGGATTGCACTTTGAAAATAACTTGCCATGCTTTATAACAAGTTTTGGATTTTTTTCCTTGACAGTTTTTATTCTGCCTCATTTATTTACGATGACAATCCATACAGCGCTTATACTCACACTAGTTAGTATAATAATTATCTCTTACCGTTCCCCCAGGCCCTCTAGTTTTCGACCTATATTAAATAAAAAAAGAAAAAGGATACTAAAATATTTATCCCTTTTCTCTACGCTGCTTTGGATTTTTGTTTTATTTAAATTTCTCCTAATATATAATAAAACTTTTTTTGCATGTGGCATATGGAGCATATTTTTACAAGCATCCCAACTATCTATAGGAAAGGAGGAAAAACAATGA
- a CDS encoding AgrD family cyclic lactone autoinducer peptide, translating into MKNNSSILKIALFSIASMFVLASELIAFSGSIVLWGEPKCPKNLLK; encoded by the coding sequence ATGAAAAACAACTCTTCAATATTAAAGATCGCTTTATTTTCCATCGCATCTATGTTTGTACTTGCTTCAGAGTTAATTGCTTTCTCAGGATCAATTGTTCTCTGGGGAGAGCCAAAATGCCCCAAAAATTTATTAAAATAA
- a CDS encoding sensor histidine kinase, whose protein sequence is MQWYEIFILSILEMIAILLIWSKLNNQLNIYDIRSFSIIITLSITAVILNMYSVGIEFLVNFVVLCVMIITLFKVSVKDTIFQFIIVLIMIFSIQLICTYVLSQIMSLRTYSFLSGLIVNIIMLIVSIFIHKSTIINKINKYYAKYGKYTRTIIVNIGGIVLLIMYIWQIDKDFIWDHVTYLLLVMVAWEGLNIFFLYQSILIKEQQKIIHTHEKYMPFLENMVHEIRQSQHDFKNHLSALYGLVQLEDDQQAKQEMKQYLETVIKVMKSTDKLLSIKEPILSAIIYSKKSLAEEKGIAFYIEFLNEIPQYPLEKYELVELLGNLLDNAIEANKNNNNDNSNRIVLLLGIEEEYKVIEIKNTGETIQSRDINHIFERGFSTKEGKYRGYGLYNVKRIVDCYQGSIELSFDEKYTIFKILF, encoded by the coding sequence ATGCAATGGTATGAAATATTCATCCTTTCAATATTAGAGATGATAGCTATATTGCTAATATGGAGTAAGTTGAATAATCAATTGAATATTTATGACATAAGAAGTTTTTCTATTATTATTACTTTATCCATAACGGCAGTGATCCTTAATATGTATAGCGTTGGGATTGAATTTTTAGTTAATTTTGTAGTATTATGTGTGATGATTATAACCCTGTTTAAAGTATCAGTTAAAGATACAATCTTTCAATTTATCATTGTATTGATAATGATTTTCAGTATTCAGTTGATATGTACTTATGTTCTGTCACAGATTATGAGCCTTAGAACTTACTCATTTCTTAGTGGACTTATTGTTAATATAATTATGCTGATAGTGAGTATTTTTATCCATAAGTCTACTATAATAAACAAGATAAATAAGTATTATGCTAAATATGGCAAGTATACAAGAACGATCATCGTCAATATTGGTGGAATTGTTTTATTGATTATGTATATTTGGCAAATAGATAAAGACTTTATATGGGATCATGTAACATACCTGTTGTTAGTAATGGTTGCTTGGGAAGGATTAAATATATTTTTTTTATATCAATCTATACTTATTAAAGAACAGCAAAAAATTATACATACTCATGAAAAATATATGCCTTTTTTAGAGAATATGGTACATGAAATAAGACAAAGCCAGCATGACTTCAAAAACCATCTCAGTGCTCTTTATGGATTAGTTCAACTTGAAGATGATCAACAGGCAAAGCAAGAAATGAAACAATACTTAGAGACGGTAATTAAAGTAATGAAGTCTACAGACAAACTACTAAGTATAAAAGAACCTATCTTAAGTGCAATCATTTATAGTAAAAAATCCTTAGCAGAAGAAAAAGGCATTGCTTTTTATATTGAATTTTTAAATGAAATACCACAATACCCTTTAGAAAAATATGAACTTGTTGAATTATTAGGAAATTTACTGGACAATGCTATTGAGGCAAATAAAAATAACAACAATGACAATTCAAATAGAATCGTTTTATTACTTGGTATAGAAGAAGAATATAAAGTAATAGAAATAAAAAATACAGGTGAAACGATCCAGTCAAGAGATATTAATCATATTTTTGAAAGAGGTTTTTCTACCAAAGAAGGAAAGTATCGAGGTTATGGTTTATATAATGTAAAGCGAATTGTCGATTGCTATCAGGGAAGCATTGAACTTTCTTTTGATGAAAAATATACGATTTTTAAAATATTATTTTAA
- a CDS encoding LytR/AlgR family response regulator transcription factor, which produces MNILVVEDNHVERNNLVRILESLNKDIKVFEVATGGQAIKTLEQEIIQLFFLDIELSDMSGLKVAEKIRSIPQYELTYIVFITTHVYYQLEAFKKYHCYDFIEKPYTQEDILKISQRLIKGVIKESIKEQVIRFEVKNCILKIFLKDIFFIEAQGKNCMVYTKNNQYTIPNTSMKGILEKVSSSSFMQTHKSYIVNIANIFLVERYGKNAWTVYFKEYAVNAYVSNKYKREFLNKFFSGV; this is translated from the coding sequence ATGAACATTCTTGTAGTTGAAGATAATCATGTTGAAAGAAATAATTTAGTCAGAATTCTTGAGTCTTTAAATAAAGACATAAAAGTATTTGAAGTTGCCACTGGTGGACAGGCGATAAAAACCTTAGAACAAGAAATAATCCAGCTATTCTTTTTAGATATTGAACTTTCTGATATGTCAGGATTGAAAGTAGCAGAGAAGATTCGTTCTATACCCCAGTATGAACTAACCTATATTGTATTTATTACTACTCATGTTTATTATCAGCTTGAAGCCTTTAAAAAGTATCACTGTTATGATTTTATTGAAAAACCCTATACGCAAGAAGATATACTTAAAATTTCCCAGCGACTAATAAAAGGAGTTATAAAAGAATCTATTAAAGAGCAGGTCATTCGATTCGAAGTTAAGAACTGTATTTTAAAAATTTTTCTTAAGGATATTTTCTTTATTGAGGCTCAAGGAAAAAATTGTATGGTGTATACGAAAAATAATCAATATACCATTCCTAATACTTCGATGAAAGGAATACTAGAAAAAGTAAGCTCTTCGAGTTTTATGCAAACTCATAAGTCTTATATAGTTAATATTGCAAATATTTTCCTAGTAGAGAGATATGGAAAAAACGCTTGGACAGTGTACTTTAAGGAGTACGCTGTAAATGCTTATGTAAGTAACAAATATAAACGAGAGTTTTTAAACAAGTTTTTCTCTGGAGTGTAA